A single Pseudomonas brassicacearum DNA region contains:
- a CDS encoding AMP-binding protein: protein MMQPPIPPVNYSPVSLDLVARIDTWANQHPEKTAIMSRGQPITYAELSNRRKALAKHLAREGFGLGSKIGIYLPREPDLIVALTAVLSIGAIFVPLPPDSPLQRNELIASLANLDAVIKPQSVDLLRWPVDAFLNIEDVDWSDSTLPFDPVIDDVSLAYMLFTSGSTGLPKGVMVRRQNLAYFLSAINEVINFSAWGALVSTTTYGFDISILEFFLPLAQGGTLYLASEQQARDGQAIAKLLDQCDRALLQATPATWRLLIAAGWPRTCAVGALCGGETLPVDLGKKIFQSARAAWNLYGPTETTIWSFCHRLQADDFTGSATSVPIGQPLPGTHYRLCPSNDPLESELVIEGPGVSAGYFNRDDLTLEKFQTTEAKSSTSVAYYTGDRVRRQPDNSLVFIGRKDRQLKLNGYRIEPGEVEAALYKSGLVSQSVVTLVEHAHDDHRLAAYVVLDNKVLGQQRDADAGVWLDVWEAAYLSAQKNEIASAESGYTSSFSGELIPDSDLREWVQATASRVLAFSGHSVLDVGCGIGMTGAALLESGVRRYVGCDASEAAIESARRRLEAAGSNTASFALVKMAAHELDALGEAPFDVVLLNSVIQYFPGIDYLVDVLQKACTLCKDGGVIVIGDVPYESLKHVLSAAASRTRKKLQRALPMIGEGELWLDPLQIKQVAYTLERIVNVETELRAGQGSDEMTRYRYDVIIRLDTDDRTIVEPVTRYSYQHERLYEQDLSQWLASAPSAFVLTGVPNARISLDLQLSRNAPSIIPDEAYDPEYFRRWASSRHRQARVRWNDSLPAGTMDVFVGPHNSLDPTFEPRPAVGSARVEQAFVREIDDLAIRQDVIEKLKDSLRTHVPSYMIPAHFVFLERFPLTFNGKLDVAALERLAPHVQPRPSQADDQPLSVKQRLTRIWSDILMTPSVHPMRSFFAQGGSSLLIVNLTRTLNDAFGLNLQVTELFEENSIDAQTRLIGRKLGLDDASPSKLGPSSSMSRRNAAIKSAARKRQKQL from the coding sequence ATGATGCAGCCGCCAATACCCCCCGTTAATTACTCACCCGTTTCACTGGACCTTGTTGCCAGAATCGATACATGGGCGAATCAGCACCCCGAGAAAACAGCAATAATGTCTCGAGGACAGCCGATTACCTACGCTGAACTTTCAAACCGAAGAAAGGCACTCGCCAAACACCTTGCCCGCGAAGGCTTTGGATTGGGGAGCAAGATTGGGATCTACTTGCCCCGGGAGCCTGATCTGATCGTCGCGCTGACTGCGGTACTGTCGATAGGGGCAATCTTTGTTCCGCTCCCCCCGGATTCGCCATTACAGCGTAATGAGCTTATAGCCTCGCTCGCCAACCTCGATGCCGTGATTAAACCTCAATCTGTTGATCTTTTACGATGGCCGGTGGACGCTTTTTTAAATATCGAGGACGTCGATTGGAGCGATTCGACGCTGCCCTTTGACCCCGTTATCGATGATGTTTCGCTTGCCTATATGCTGTTCACTTCAGGCTCAACGGGTCTCCCCAAGGGCGTGATGGTCCGTCGGCAAAATCTTGCCTATTTTTTATCTGCGATCAATGAGGTGATCAATTTTTCGGCATGGGGCGCGCTGGTTTCCACGACGACCTACGGCTTTGATATTTCCATCCTGGAATTTTTTCTGCCCTTGGCTCAAGGTGGAACGCTGTACTTGGCCAGTGAGCAACAGGCCAGGGACGGACAGGCGATCGCGAAATTACTTGATCAATGTGACCGTGCGCTGCTTCAAGCCACCCCAGCCACCTGGAGACTGCTGATAGCAGCAGGGTGGCCCCGCACCTGCGCCGTCGGAGCGCTGTGTGGCGGTGAAACATTACCCGTCGATCTGGGTAAGAAGATCTTTCAGTCGGCGCGGGCGGCATGGAACCTTTATGGACCGACAGAAACAACGATTTGGTCTTTCTGTCACAGATTGCAGGCCGACGACTTTACCGGTTCTGCCACAAGTGTCCCCATAGGCCAGCCGTTGCCTGGCACTCACTATCGATTGTGTCCGTCAAATGACCCTTTAGAGTCCGAACTGGTGATTGAAGGGCCTGGGGTCAGTGCCGGTTATTTCAATCGGGACGATCTGACGCTGGAGAAATTTCAAACAACTGAAGCAAAGAGCAGCACTTCAGTGGCTTACTACACCGGCGATCGGGTTCGACGCCAGCCCGATAACTCCCTGGTTTTCATCGGACGTAAAGACCGCCAACTGAAGTTGAACGGTTACCGTATCGAGCCGGGCGAGGTCGAGGCCGCCCTTTATAAGTCCGGCCTCGTCAGCCAATCGGTCGTCACGCTTGTGGAACACGCTCATGATGACCACAGGCTGGCAGCCTATGTCGTGCTGGATAATAAAGTGTTGGGGCAGCAGCGCGATGCCGATGCCGGGGTCTGGCTCGACGTGTGGGAAGCGGCTTATCTGTCGGCGCAGAAAAATGAGATCGCCAGTGCCGAAAGTGGTTACACCTCAAGTTTCTCCGGCGAGTTGATCCCGGACAGCGATCTGCGTGAATGGGTGCAGGCGACAGCTTCTCGTGTTCTGGCTTTCTCAGGCCATTCAGTGCTGGATGTAGGCTGCGGTATCGGGATGACTGGAGCCGCGCTGCTGGAAAGCGGCGTTCGGCGTTATGTAGGCTGCGATGCTTCTGAAGCGGCGATTGAGTCCGCGCGACGACGGCTGGAGGCGGCCGGTAGCAATACAGCCTCATTTGCGCTGGTAAAAATGGCGGCTCATGAGCTTGATGCGCTGGGTGAGGCACCTTTCGACGTCGTACTTCTGAACTCCGTCATTCAGTACTTCCCAGGCATTGATTACCTTGTCGATGTGCTTCAAAAAGCATGCACGTTGTGCAAAGACGGTGGCGTGATTGTGATCGGAGATGTTCCCTACGAGTCTCTGAAACACGTCCTGTCCGCTGCCGCGAGTCGTACCCGCAAAAAGTTGCAGCGTGCACTCCCCATGATCGGAGAAGGGGAGTTGTGGCTCGATCCTTTGCAAATCAAGCAAGTGGCCTACACGCTTGAGCGAATCGTCAACGTAGAGACCGAGTTGCGAGCAGGGCAAGGTAGCGATGAAATGACTCGTTATCGTTACGACGTCATCATAAGGCTCGACACGGATGACCGAACAATCGTAGAACCGGTTACACGCTACTCGTATCAACATGAGCGTCTATACGAGCAAGACCTGAGTCAATGGTTGGCATCCGCCCCTTCGGCGTTTGTGCTTACAGGTGTTCCAAACGCTAGAATCAGCCTGGACCTGCAGCTTTCCCGAAACGCTCCCTCAATCATCCCAGACGAAGCTTACGACCCCGAATACTTTCGCCGCTGGGCCTCCAGCCGCCATCGTCAAGCCAGGGTGCGCTGGAACGATAGTCTCCCCGCAGGAACGATGGATGTATTCGTGGGGCCGCATAACAGCTTGGACCCCACTTTCGAACCTCGCCCTGCCGTGGGTAGCGCGCGGGTTGAGCAAGCCTTTGTCAGGGAAATCGACGACCTCGCTATCCGGCAAGATGTCATTGAGAAACTCAAAGACTCCCTCCGAACCCATGTTCCCTCGTACATGATTCCCGCCCATTTTGTTTTCCTGGAGCGTTTCCCGCTCACGTTCAACGGAAAGCTGGATGTCGCAGCGCTCGAGCGGCTAGCGCCTCACGTCCAACCCAGGCCATCACAAGCAGACGATCAACCGTTGTCGGTAAAACAGCGCCTGACGCGAATATGGTCCGACATCCTGATGACCCCTTCGGTACATCCCATGCGAAGTTTTTTTGCCCAGGGAGGTTCCTCTCTGCTCATCGTAAACCTGACCAGGACGTTGAACGATGCCTTCGGTTTGAACCTTCAAGTCACTGAGCTTTTTGAAGAAAACAGCATCGACGCTCAAACGCGTTTGATTGGCAGAAAGCTGGGGTTGGATGACGCCTCGCCCTCGAAGTTGGGCCCTTCTTCCAGTATGAGCCGCAGGAACGCAGCCATTAAATCAGCGGCTCGTAAACGCCAGAAGCAGCTATAG
- a CDS encoding formate dehydrogenase subunit delta → MSSDSLIKMANQIAQYFASEPDHTLAVNGVRQHIKSFWTPGMRQQLQGWQQMHPEAVLHPLVLEALAEPKEKT, encoded by the coding sequence ATGAGCTCTGATAGCTTGATCAAGATGGCCAACCAGATCGCTCAGTATTTCGCCAGCGAGCCGGATCACACATTGGCGGTCAATGGCGTGCGCCAGCACATCAAGAGCTTCTGGACGCCGGGCATGCGCCAGCAATTGCAGGGGTGGCAACAGATGCATCCAGAGGCTGTCCTGCACCCCTTGGTGCTGGAGGCGCTGGCGGAGCCTAAAGAGAAGACCTAG
- a CDS encoding ArsR/SmtB family transcription factor: MKPHDKYIEQSKAFAGEPRILILQWLKEPRAHFSHQVTGDPALIGVCVTLITEKLGMSQPTVSRHLDLLKQAGFLRVNKIGKWAFYSRDETAIDEYKAWLTQQV, translated from the coding sequence ATGAAGCCACACGATAAATACATAGAGCAATCCAAAGCGTTTGCGGGTGAACCTCGAATCTTAATCCTTCAATGGCTTAAGGAGCCTCGTGCGCACTTCTCTCATCAAGTTACCGGTGATCCAGCGTTGATCGGCGTGTGCGTAACGTTGATTACTGAAAAACTCGGCATGAGCCAGCCAACTGTGAGCAGGCACTTGGATCTATTGAAACAAGCAGGCTTTTTGCGTGTGAACAAAATTGGCAAATGGGCATTTTATTCAAGAGATGAAACTGCAATCGATGAATACAAGGCTTGGCTGACGCAGCAAGTCTAA
- a CDS encoding type I polyketide synthase: MSEIRYHGNEIAVISMACRFPGADSIEQFWENLTAGHESIEPVSLGSLLEAGVPAERANREDYVAMAARLNNVDRFDAGFFEMSAREAAITDPQHRLLLECAWEALDAAGFSKDREALNIGVFAGAGNNGYLHTNVMGEEDVCETGFLDSSAGFMNLLGNDKDYLSTRIAYKLGLRGPGLNIQTACSTSLVSIHMACQSLLLGECDVALAGGVTVLVPHAQGYVYQEGMIQSPDGHCRAFDCAAQGTVFGSGAALVTLKRLSDALEAGDPIQAVIKGSAINNDGSKKVSFAAPSSQGQAQVIERALENAEVSAATLDFVETHGTGTPLGDPIEFKALMDVFTQHGAKANTCALGSVKTNIGHLIAAAGVAGFIKTVLALKHRTIPATLHFKSANKDIHLDGSPFFISAKTLPWPTTDSPRRAGVSSFGVGGTNAHVVLEEAPLTSAHSLTESGSPYLLALCAKDRDALADLINQYREWLERPAVSSLRDICYSARAGRAEFPFRYAVSARQPETLLTKLQQQDKDIHWVDPAKETGLVFVFTGQGAQFPDMGKDLYQHNEVFRTSIDRCDSIAQTCMGISLRTILFPAPGDEAGLIDQTRYAQPALFALEYSLAQVWLNVGVVPDILLGHSLGEFSAACVAGVFSLEDGMTLVAERGRLMQALPLDGGMSAVSLSHDEVRKLLAQHAIDLSIAAVNAPGNVVVSGALSELSRLYSVLDTLGTKYTRLNVSHAFHSELMEPILQPFASVLGRTRMSAPRYPLISNVSGEITKEHLMTSEHWLDHVRQPVRFMDCIQSAFEIGGRTFLEIGPKAVLSTIGAACLQPDDADQTTWITSLNSKVADREQMLESAGRLFEAGIELDWEVLLEGATATRVDTPSYPFQRVPHWIGPRVSAKPQWMTAVDWVQHPIKAQVTHDDQNVTGVWLFIGGTSELVQGIRNGLSIRDEHFVRAIFATDCCRISANTWHIRSDSPSDIHEVFRTLPISARNPLRGVVHLGGTEQRSADNHPLDNEDLGALNAGLYSVLATLQALTTSSRPEAARLWIVTRAAVNVSSAASSINVSQATLWGLSKVIAQEEPAVWGGFIDLPPSIEDVGADLLLASQLILANGQEDQFAIRHSSVHVPRLIEVSPAKSRPMALSPDATYLVAGGLGGLGREVLAWLVEKGARHLAVVGRKSLEATGSTVLETFRRQGVEIDYLTMDIASREAVEPLMSYIGALQWPLRGVLQLAGTVEDAVLSKLSTSSLRHVLSPKLQGTQVLDHVTRAQSLDFFVGFSSISASLGFKGQANYVAANSAMDAIMENRAGSGLPGLSIAWGPWSSEGMASRVDKVFKTRLSTLGINYITAKVGLQKLWDNLGAQGVVGIAPIDWAPYKAHLQSSDWPYLSLIDAQHSADKAIVERDTVPFLEAVLLLDDEQRQAFIRSKLMSVAARVAGSLDADASPVDKSLTMMGFDSLMTVEFRNSLKKLGINFPLDRLIVGATLSDINDFVLEQLEAVRQCNPTERASSSPPEPQAVQTSDCVVIPIPRPEATLRLFCFPYAGGGPAVFKDWAGRLPNHIELCLLQLPGRNARLREKSYTRMEELVTKLTPDLIPYLDRPFAFFGLCLGGVQAFEVAQRLVNVHNLHPTHLIFAGSRAPHFYNEHQFASDVLQFNYESDREPAVSDDGELIAMLKEMNFANNQALFDDAEMRDLMLPIIKADYEINNTYLYETSPRLEVPITSIGGRIDPYATGVHITGWREHTTHAFKSVFCAGDHYFVEGQRDLIASIVVETLATSSNSKNSHSAETVHQ; the protein is encoded by the coding sequence ATGAGCGAGATCAGATATCACGGAAATGAGATTGCCGTTATTTCCATGGCTTGCCGATTCCCGGGCGCCGACTCCATCGAGCAATTCTGGGAAAACTTAACAGCGGGTCACGAGTCCATTGAGCCTGTTTCTCTGGGCTCCTTGCTGGAAGCGGGTGTTCCGGCTGAACGGGCCAATCGGGAAGACTACGTTGCCATGGCGGCGCGTCTGAATAATGTCGATCGGTTCGATGCTGGTTTTTTCGAAATGTCAGCACGCGAGGCAGCGATTACCGACCCCCAGCACCGACTGTTACTTGAGTGTGCCTGGGAGGCGTTGGACGCTGCGGGATTTAGCAAGGACCGTGAGGCGTTGAACATTGGCGTGTTCGCTGGCGCAGGTAACAACGGTTACCTTCACACCAATGTTATGGGGGAGGAGGACGTCTGCGAAACCGGCTTTTTGGACAGCAGCGCCGGTTTCATGAATTTGTTGGGTAACGATAAGGATTACCTGTCGACACGGATTGCTTATAAATTGGGGTTGCGTGGTCCCGGTCTAAACATCCAGACGGCATGCTCGACTTCGTTGGTCTCGATTCATATGGCGTGCCAAAGCTTACTCCTGGGCGAGTGCGATGTTGCATTGGCCGGGGGCGTGACCGTTCTGGTGCCCCATGCCCAGGGTTATGTCTACCAAGAGGGGATGATCCAATCGCCAGATGGACATTGTCGGGCGTTCGATTGCGCGGCGCAGGGCACGGTCTTTGGAAGTGGCGCCGCACTGGTCACTCTCAAGAGGCTTAGTGATGCACTGGAAGCGGGTGATCCCATTCAGGCTGTAATTAAGGGATCGGCCATCAATAACGACGGTTCCAAGAAAGTCAGCTTTGCCGCCCCCAGCTCCCAAGGACAAGCTCAAGTCATTGAACGGGCACTTGAGAATGCGGAGGTAAGCGCTGCGACTCTCGACTTTGTAGAGACTCATGGTACAGGCACCCCATTAGGCGATCCGATAGAATTCAAAGCGCTGATGGACGTGTTTACACAGCACGGTGCCAAGGCAAACACCTGTGCATTGGGTTCGGTGAAAACCAACATCGGTCATCTCATCGCAGCAGCTGGCGTGGCGGGTTTTATCAAGACTGTGTTGGCGCTCAAGCACCGGACGATTCCCGCCACGCTGCACTTCAAGAGCGCCAATAAAGACATCCATCTTGACGGCAGTCCGTTCTTTATCAGCGCCAAAACCCTCCCATGGCCGACCACCGATTCACCCCGCCGCGCAGGCGTCAGCTCCTTTGGGGTGGGCGGTACGAATGCTCATGTCGTTCTTGAGGAGGCCCCCCTGACATCGGCGCATTCGCTGACTGAGTCCGGCAGCCCCTACCTTCTGGCTCTTTGCGCGAAGGATCGTGACGCCCTGGCGGACCTCATCAACCAGTACCGCGAATGGCTCGAACGCCCGGCTGTGTCGTCGCTGCGCGATATCTGTTACAGCGCCCGTGCCGGACGGGCAGAATTCCCTTTTCGATACGCCGTGTCGGCCCGCCAGCCAGAAACCCTTCTGACAAAACTCCAACAGCAAGACAAAGATATTCACTGGGTCGACCCTGCCAAGGAGACCGGGCTGGTTTTCGTGTTCACGGGGCAAGGTGCTCAATTTCCAGACATGGGCAAAGATCTCTACCAGCATAACGAGGTGTTTCGAACCTCTATTGATCGTTGCGATTCTATCGCGCAAACCTGCATGGGAATATCCCTGCGCACGATCCTTTTTCCTGCACCAGGCGATGAAGCTGGGCTTATAGATCAGACACGCTATGCGCAACCTGCCTTGTTTGCGTTGGAGTATTCCCTTGCACAGGTTTGGCTGAACGTTGGCGTTGTCCCCGATATTTTGCTTGGGCACAGTCTCGGTGAATTTTCGGCGGCTTGTGTGGCGGGTGTGTTCAGTCTTGAGGACGGTATGACCCTGGTCGCCGAGCGTGGGCGCCTCATGCAGGCGCTCCCCTTGGATGGCGGAATGTCCGCCGTCTCGCTGAGCCACGACGAGGTGCGCAAGTTGCTGGCTCAGCATGCCATTGATCTGAGCATCGCAGCCGTCAACGCCCCTGGCAACGTAGTGGTTTCCGGCGCCCTGAGCGAGTTGAGCAGACTCTACTCAGTGCTCGACACTCTGGGTACCAAGTACACGCGCCTGAATGTCTCCCATGCGTTTCATTCCGAACTGATGGAACCGATACTCCAGCCCTTTGCCAGCGTTCTGGGGCGCACCAGAATGTCGGCACCCCGCTATCCACTGATCAGCAACGTCAGCGGGGAGATAACCAAAGAGCACCTAATGACGTCGGAGCATTGGCTTGACCATGTTCGCCAGCCGGTACGCTTCATGGACTGCATCCAGAGCGCATTCGAAATAGGTGGCCGGACTTTTCTGGAGATCGGGCCAAAGGCGGTGTTGTCGACGATTGGAGCGGCATGCCTGCAACCTGATGACGCCGACCAGACCACCTGGATAACGAGTCTGAACAGCAAGGTCGCTGATCGCGAACAAATGCTGGAAAGCGCGGGGCGCTTGTTCGAGGCCGGGATTGAACTTGACTGGGAGGTCCTTTTAGAGGGGGCGACGGCGACGCGCGTAGACACGCCAAGCTACCCATTTCAGCGGGTGCCCCATTGGATAGGCCCTCGCGTTTCGGCAAAGCCTCAGTGGATGACGGCCGTGGACTGGGTGCAGCACCCCATCAAAGCTCAAGTAACCCATGACGATCAGAACGTCACCGGGGTCTGGCTGTTCATTGGAGGGACGAGTGAACTCGTCCAGGGTATCCGCAATGGCCTGTCAATTCGTGACGAACACTTTGTTCGCGCTATATTCGCGACCGATTGCTGCCGGATCAGCGCCAATACCTGGCACATCAGGTCCGACTCCCCCTCGGATATCCACGAGGTGTTTCGAACACTGCCCATTTCAGCGCGCAACCCGCTCAGAGGCGTTGTTCACCTCGGTGGGACCGAGCAACGGTCCGCAGACAACCATCCCTTGGATAATGAAGACCTTGGTGCCCTGAATGCCGGTCTCTATAGCGTGTTGGCCACGTTGCAAGCGCTGACGACCAGCTCCAGACCAGAGGCTGCCAGGCTTTGGATCGTAACGCGTGCAGCGGTAAACGTGAGTTCCGCTGCTTCATCGATCAACGTTTCGCAGGCCACACTTTGGGGGCTGTCCAAAGTGATCGCGCAGGAAGAGCCGGCTGTTTGGGGCGGTTTCATAGACTTGCCACCGAGCATCGAGGATGTCGGTGCCGATCTGCTTCTGGCATCGCAATTGATTCTTGCAAACGGGCAGGAAGATCAATTCGCTATTCGTCATTCCAGCGTTCATGTGCCTCGACTCATAGAGGTGTCGCCAGCTAAATCGAGGCCTATGGCGCTAAGTCCGGATGCGACCTATTTGGTCGCCGGTGGGCTGGGTGGGCTAGGGCGCGAGGTCCTTGCATGGTTAGTGGAAAAGGGGGCCCGTCATTTGGCGGTGGTCGGACGCAAATCACTGGAAGCGACTGGCTCGACCGTGCTGGAAACGTTTAGACGCCAGGGCGTGGAAATCGACTATCTCACTATGGATATCGCATCCCGTGAGGCTGTTGAGCCGCTGATGTCGTATATAGGTGCTCTGCAATGGCCGCTACGAGGTGTGCTGCAGTTGGCGGGGACTGTTGAAGATGCTGTCCTCTCGAAATTGAGCACATCCTCTCTCAGGCATGTCTTGTCGCCGAAGCTGCAGGGCACCCAGGTGCTGGACCATGTCACCCGCGCCCAGTCGCTGGACTTTTTCGTAGGCTTCTCGTCAATTAGCGCGTCGCTGGGGTTCAAGGGCCAGGCGAACTATGTTGCGGCCAATAGCGCGATGGACGCCATCATGGAAAACCGCGCTGGTTCGGGATTACCTGGTTTAAGCATCGCGTGGGGACCTTGGTCATCCGAGGGCATGGCCAGTCGGGTCGATAAGGTGTTCAAGACGCGTCTGTCGACGTTAGGCATCAATTACATTACTGCGAAAGTCGGCCTGCAAAAGTTGTGGGACAACCTGGGTGCACAAGGTGTCGTCGGTATAGCACCGATCGACTGGGCGCCCTATAAGGCGCATTTACAATCCAGCGATTGGCCGTACCTATCGCTTATTGATGCGCAACACTCAGCAGACAAAGCAATCGTGGAGCGCGACACCGTTCCCTTTCTCGAGGCTGTGTTGTTGCTGGATGACGAGCAAAGACAGGCATTCATCCGGAGCAAGTTGATGTCTGTTGCGGCCCGGGTTGCAGGCAGTCTCGATGCCGACGCAAGTCCAGTGGACAAGTCGCTCACAATGATGGGCTTTGATTCGTTGATGACCGTTGAATTTCGCAACAGCCTAAAAAAGCTCGGTATTAACTTTCCCCTGGACAGGCTTATCGTCGGTGCCACCCTCAGCGACATCAACGACTTCGTACTTGAGCAGCTTGAGGCGGTCCGTCAATGCAACCCAACCGAGCGAGCAAGCAGTAGCCCTCCTGAGCCGCAAGCAGTGCAGACATCGGACTGTGTGGTTATCCCAATCCCTAGACCAGAAGCAACGCTTCGCTTGTTTTGCTTTCCCTATGCAGGCGGCGGGCCCGCGGTATTCAAGGATTGGGCGGGCCGGTTGCCCAATCATATCGAGCTTTGCTTACTGCAACTGCCCGGTCGTAATGCACGACTGAGGGAAAAATCTTACACCCGCATGGAAGAACTGGTGACAAAACTGACACCTGATCTGATCCCCTATCTAGACCGGCCGTTCGCATTCTTTGGTCTGTGCTTGGGCGGTGTACAGGCATTCGAGGTGGCTCAACGCCTGGTCAATGTACATAACCTGCATCCGACACATTTGATTTTCGCAGGGAGTCGGGCACCGCACTTTTACAACGAGCATCAATTCGCTTCCGATGTACTGCAGTTCAACTATGAGTCGGATCGTGAGCCCGCGGTGAGCGATGACGGCGAGCTCATTGCGATGCTCAAGGAAATGAATTTTGCCAACAATCAAGCACTGTTCGATGACGCTGAAATGCGTGATTTGATGCTTCCCATCATCAAGGCTGACTATGAAATAAATAATACCTATCTGTACGAAACCAGCCCCCGTCTCGAGGTCCCCATTACCTCTATTGGAGGGCGTATCGACCCTTACGCCACGGGCGTTCACATCACCGGCTGGCGTGAGCATACGACTCATGCGTTCAAGTCGGTGTTCTGTGCGGGGGACCATTACTTCGTGGAAGGGCAGCGCGATCTGATAGCCAGTATCGTGGTGGAAACCCTCGCCACTTCCTCCAATTCAAAAAACAGCCACTCAGCAGAAACCGTCCATCAATAG
- a CDS encoding DMT family transporter gives MDGGVFGGLMVMLCWGISDFIQSLMIRQLGTAKTMLVRNIFTFAVASLLGAYLIMSHQLRFDTSAVLIITCSSAAYVSGYYFYMRGCEVGNLSLVSPIASTYSLVTILFSIIFLQERLAPAAWTAVSIIFIGIVMTSGNIFRSLRGGSQGFLQAILAMAGFGVAFFILGFSAKTLDVTNAFFYSALTQAVLFTSLALIRNGKLEKGDVTQRRGWIFFAHSLLVNAGWVFYIFASKVGDLSLVTPISSVYSGVTVLLAIVIYREITTVVQKVGIGTVLVGVFLLSYK, from the coding sequence ATGGATGGCGGAGTTTTTGGCGGACTGATGGTTATGTTGTGCTGGGGGATTTCAGACTTTATTCAAAGTCTGATGATTCGCCAGTTAGGTACCGCAAAAACAATGCTGGTTCGCAATATATTTACCTTTGCTGTGGCCTCCCTCTTGGGGGCATATTTGATCATGTCACACCAGCTCAGGTTCGACACCAGTGCCGTGTTGATTATTACCTGCAGCTCTGCCGCCTACGTATCAGGGTATTATTTCTACATGCGAGGGTGTGAGGTCGGAAACTTGTCCTTGGTTTCTCCGATTGCTTCTACCTATAGCTTGGTCACTATCCTTTTCTCCATCATTTTTCTACAAGAAAGGTTGGCCCCGGCTGCCTGGACTGCCGTATCTATTATTTTTATTGGTATTGTCATGACATCCGGCAATATCTTCCGCTCACTGCGTGGCGGCTCGCAAGGGTTCCTCCAAGCTATCTTGGCCATGGCCGGCTTTGGTGTGGCCTTTTTTATTCTTGGTTTTTCCGCAAAAACACTTGATGTCACGAATGCTTTCTTTTATTCGGCATTAACTCAGGCTGTTCTTTTTACTTCATTGGCGCTGATCAGGAACGGCAAGCTGGAAAAAGGCGACGTAACTCAGCGTCGCGGGTGGATTTTCTTTGCGCACTCTTTGTTAGTCAATGCAGGCTGGGTGTTTTATATATTCGCCTCCAAGGTGGGTGATCTATCGTTAGTGACGCCTATCAGTTCGGTATACTCCGGTGTAACGGTGTTGCTAGCTATCGTGATCTACAGAGAGATAACGACGGTGGTGCAGAAGGTTGGGATAGGTACTGTTCTTGTTGGCGTATTTTTACTAAGTTACAAATAA